A portion of the Candidatus Margulisiibacteriota bacterium genome contains these proteins:
- a CDS encoding phosphomannose isomerase type II C-terminal cupin domain, whose translation MANNYIENRPWGSFEVLLDNVNYKVKTLTVRPHKRLSLQSHQRRSENWVVTAGQAYVEIDDEFLILDKGQHVFIPIGAKHRLENKGEVDLVVVETQTGAYFGEDDIVRYADDFQRN comes from the coding sequence ATGGCCAATAATTATATAGAAAACCGGCCGTGGGGCAGTTTTGAAGTTTTGCTGGATAATGTAAATTATAAAGTGAAAACTCTGACCGTCCGTCCGCACAAACGCTTGAGCCTGCAGTCACACCAGCGCCGCAGTGAAAATTGGGTGGTCACGGCCGGGCAGGCCTATGTGGAGATCGATGACGAGTTTTTGATCCTGGACAAGGGGCAGCACGTGTTTATACCAATCGGCGCAAAACACCGGCTGGAGAATAAAGGCGAGGTGGATTTGGTAGTCGTGGAAACGCAGACCGGCGCTTATTTTGGCGAGGATGATATTGTGCGATATGCTGATGATTTTCAGAGAAATTAA